The Geobacillus genomosp. 3 genome segment CGCCGTATTCGGTTGGTTTACAATCATGACGATTTTGCATCAAGGAATTCCGACCGGCACGCATTAAAAACGCAAGAGGCGAATCGAGCCTCTTGCGTTTTTTACGCCATTTTAAGCGTTGCCAAAAACAGACCGAGGGCGTCCCGATAAATTTGCCCAAATTGCGAGAGTGGCAATGGATTGACTCCTTCGCCGAGCTCGACCGTATAGCCGCGCCGCTTCCACGTCTGAATGAACCAATCACGATAGCCGGCATGGCTGTCGATATAGCGGACAGCCTTGTACCCGCTTGCTTCCGCCATCGCGTTGACGGTCTTTTCCGCTTCTGGAGGCTCCAATCCTTCATATCCCCAATAAATTTCTTTCCCTTGTGTATGAAATGCGACAACCATCGCAAAATCGCTTGCTTCCGCCAACGCCGCCATGGCCTTCACCTCCGGCTCGGTGAGCGGGGCAAAGCCGGGGAAATCACGTGGCGCCGGCGCCTTTGGGGGTTTGCGCGCCTGTTCAATTTCCCAACGGGCAGGAAATTGGTTGTTTAAATCAATGCCGCGGATGTTCGCCTTCCATTGCGAAAAATCGAACGAGCCGCCGTTGATGCGGACGGCTTCGCTCCGGTGCGGCTCCTTTTCGGGCGGGCCGTTCAGCACAAGGTTGACGCCATCCGGGTTGACCATCGGCACGATCGAAAGGGTGACTTTATGGTAATACTCAAGCACCCGATGGCCGGCAAGCACGGCATCATCGACAAGCGCTCGTAAATAATCATCAATGAGCGCCATTAACACCGCGGTCGTCAGCCATTCGTTAGCGTGGAACGATCCGTTCATATGAACACGTACGGGCCCGCGTCCGATTTGCAGCTCGATAAGCGGCAACCCGAGTACGCTATGGCCGATCGTCCGCTGGCGCACAAACGGGTAGCAGCGGATAATAGCCGCGATATCTTCGGCAAGGGCGGCAAAATCGTATGGCTGGGCACGGCGAACGATCGGAGACATGATCCGCTTTGGCAGCGGCGCCGTTCCATTGACGACTGCCATCGCCCCCGGCAACCGCCGCAGCGTCTCAACGGGCAGCGCCAGGCAGCCGGCGAGTGCTTCCCATGTATCCATCATCTCATAGCCCGGGATGGCGACCGTCTGTCCCGGGCGCAGCGTTCCCTTTTCGACGTGCGGATTGGCGTCTGCGATTAACTCGGTCGGCACGCGAAACCATCGTCCATACTTCTCAAACGTATCGCCTGGCCATGCTTGCATGTGCATGCGCCTTCTCCCCTTCCCATTCTTCTATCTTCAACATATGTCACGAGACGCCAAAAAATGAAAGCAACGGCTGGCCGCCATCTGGCAGCCAGCCGTTGTTGTTTATGCACTAGCGAGCACCTTAGCTAGCCAGGCGCCGCCGATGACGCCGGCATCGTTGCCAAGCGTCGCCAAGGCGATCTCCGCCCCGTCGGCGACACGCGGAAAAGCGTAGCGGCGGAAATGGGCGGCAACACGCTCAACGAGTATGTCGCCTGCTTTCGAGACGCCGCCGCCGATGATGATTTTCTCCGGGTTGGTTACATTGGCGGCGTTCGCCAACGCCAAGCCAAGATAGTGCGTCACTTCGTCAACGACTTCAAGGGCGAGCGCATCGCCCGCTTTAGCGGCATCAAACACGGCTTTGGCGGTGACCTCCCCGCCGCGCAGCGCGCTTAGCCGCTCGTCGGCCGCTAGTTTTTCGTTGGCGATCCGCACGATGCCGGTCGCTGACGCGATCGTTTCAAGGCAGCCGGTTTTGCCGCAATTGCACGGTGCACCGCCGTCAACGATCATCGTCATATGTCCAATTTCCCCGCCGGCGCCGTTCGTCCCACGCACGATGGCGCCGTTGGCGATCACTCCCCCACCGACGCCGGTGCCGAGCGTCACAAACAGCAAGTGGGGGGCGCCGCCCCCGGCTCCTTTCCACATTTCGCCGAGCGCAGCGATATTGGCGTCGTTATCCACAGCGACCGGCAGCGCTGTCGCCGCTTCCAACTGTTGTTTCAAAGGGTAATTTTTCCACCCTAAATTGACGGCCTCATACAGCGTTCCGGTTTCCTCTTGCACCGGCCCGGGAGCACCGATGCCGATGGCGAGCAACCGTTCCTTCGTCTCGCCAAGCCGGGCAAGCGTCTCGTCAAGCGACCGGGCAATATGGGTGACGATATGTTTTCCTTGATTTGAGATATCTGTCGGTATTTCCCATTTGTGCACGATGATGCCGTCCGTTGTCATGAACGCCATTTTGGTCGTCGTGCCGCCAAGATCCACACCTACCAACCATTGTTGCATTTCGTCCTCATCCTTTTTTCGCTTGTTTGTCCCGCTCGATTTGTGCCTCGTGCCGCAAAATCAGCAAAGCGGCCTGCAGCTGTTTGACATCGATCAGCTGGGATTCGTACAGTTCTTTCACTTCCTCTTCCATCAGCTCTAAATCGGCGAGCCGGTCGCCGACATAAATGATCGTACCAAACTGTTTGAGCAGCTGTTGCACATCATATACGGTCTTCATCGTCCTCTAAGCTCCTTTTCCCTCTTCTAATGTAGCGGCAAACAACGGCGGCCGTCAAGGCAAAAAAACGCAGGCGCTGATGGAAACAGCACCTGCGTTAGCGGTCGGGGTCGCGCGGATGAAGAACGGCCGGCCGCCGGTTTTTCAACGGTATCGGCGAACGGATGAGCACATCGCGCATCCCCCGGTAAGAAAACGGGATGAACGGCCATAAATACGGAATGCCAAACGACGACATCCGGGCCAAGGCGATGATCCAAACGGTAATGCCGAGCACATAGCCAAACAGGCCGAACAAGCCGGATAAGATAAGCAAAGCGATGCGGACAAGCCTGTTTGCCAAACTCATTTCATAGCTCGGCGTTGCAAACGTGCCGATGGCAGCGACAGAAAAATATAAAATCACCTCATTGGAAAAAAGACCGACTTCCACCGCAATGCCACCGATCATAAGCGCGGCGACGAGACCAAGCGCAGTGGCCAGCGAAGATGGGGTATGAATGGCAGCCATCCGCAGCATATCCATCCCAACCTCAATCATAAAAAGTTGGGCAAAGAGTGGAATATCGCCTAATTTCGCCTTTCCTAAAAATTGCAGGGGCCCCGGCAGCAGCTCCGGCTCTGTCATGAACAAGTACCAAAGCGGCAGCAAAAACACTGACGCCCAGACAGCTAAAAAACGGACAAGCCGCAAATACGCTCCAACGATCGGCTTGTTCCGGTATTCTTCGGCATGCTGCAGATGATGCCAAAACGTCGCCGGAGTAATAATCACGCTTGGCGACCCGTCCACAATGACAAGCACATGCCCTTCGTACAAATGGGCAGCCGCCGTATCAGGGCGTTCTGTATAGCGGACGACCGGGTACGGGTTCCAATGCCGTCCGGAAATAAACTCCTCAACCGTTTTTTCCGCCATCACGAGCCCGTCCGTATCAATGGCGGCGATCGACTGACGGACACGGCGGACGAGTTCCGGATCGGCGATTTCCTCGATATAGCAAATGCAAATGTCCGTTTTTGAACGCCGTGCCACCTGCACATACTCCATGCGTAGCGACGGATCCCGGACACGGCGGCGGATGAGCGCGGTGTTAAAGACGAACGTCTCGACAAAGCCATCGCGCGCTCCGCGCACAACCCGTTCAGTATCCGGTTCTTGCGGTCCGCGCACTGGGTAAGTGCGGGCATCGATCAAAATGATTCGTTCGATCCCATCCACAACGAGTGCTGTCGGCCCGGCAAGCACCGCGGCGACCGCTTCCTCGAGATCGTCCGTTTGCCCAATTTCAATGTAAGGAAGATGCGTCTTTAACAGCTTCTCGAGTGGATGAGCTTTGAGCTCATGTTCTTCAAGGCGGGATAAATATTTCATTAAATGGTGCAAAATATCGTCTTTGACAAATCCATCGATCATAAACAACGCCATTGCCCGACCGCCATACTCAAGGTCAAGGCGAATAACATCAAAACTTTTGCCGACTCCGAGCCGTTTAGCCAAGTAAGCCGCATTGTCGTGGAGGCGGCGGGAAGCCGGCTGTTTTGGCGCGCGTTTGTCCATCATCATCCCCCTGCGTATCGTTCACTGTATACTCCCCATCATAGACAACCGAAAGGAAATTCATACATAAATGTTCCTTTCCATGCATATATTGGTGAAAACCTTGTCCAATCCAGGAGGATGTCATGAAAAGATGGGTGATCATTGCCGCGCTGCTTGCCGCCATCATGGCCGCCGCGGCTTCGCTCTTCTCATGGTGGGAGCGCCATCGCACCGTCGAAACGATCAAATTTTTCCCACTCGACCACGAAGCAGCATTCATCGAAGCAAACACGACGCTTGTGCCCAAAGCCAAAAAAGGACGAGAGCGCTATGCGCTGCGCTGGTCAGCCGCCTCCACTTTAAATCGTTCCGCCTATTTGCGCCAAGACGTCTCTCTGTTGTTTGCCGACGGCCGGTTAGTCGATGTGTTATCCAAATGGGAAACAGATGTAGATGTAATCCGAATGGGGAAGACAGTGATGGCGCATGACAGCCGTTTTTTCCAAGCGATTACGTTCCATCACGGTGAACTGCATAAAGGGGAAAGCATTACGAGCAGCCAGACGATGTCAAGTACGTACTTGTATGTCATCGACTCGCCGTACTATCCGTTCACGTCGTTCCGGCGTCCGAAAACAGACGCTGAACGCGAATGGCAGCGCGTCTTAAACAAGGCGGCCAACGAATTTCTCCGTCATAAAGCGGACGAATTGCTCGCTTACTTTTCCTTGTCGAAAGACGACTATTACGCCCTTTACTTGCCAGAATTAGTTGCCTATACAGAACAGCCGCTGCCCGGCTTGTCAACAGCAAAAACACAAACCATCATCGGCCGCCTATGGGAAGGGCTGTACAAATCGTATATTCTCGGCATAAAAAAAGAGGATGGTTCCATCCTCCCGCCGGCCGGCAGCACGATGCCGCTCATTTTAATTCAAAAAGATTATCGTCGAATCTTTATCTTGCTCGAGGCGAAAAATGGCGAAAAAGTGATGCTCATCCAAGTTCCTTAACGAAAGCCGAACCATAAACCGGCGGCGGCCAGCAGCGCGGCAGCAGCCAACGCCTTGACCTGCCGCCCCCGGGCGGTGCGCTTCGGCAAATGGACAGCGCCCGCCGCTAAAAAGCCGCCGACCAGCCCCCCGATATGGCCAGCGTTATCGATGCCAGGGACAAGCAGGCCAAACAGCAAGTTCACAACGATTAAGCTGATGACGTTCATGCCGATCGTGCGAAAAAACAAGTGCCGATATACCGTGCCGAAATAAAGAAGCGCCCCAAACAATCCGAAAATGGCGCCGGACGCCCCGGCGGAGATAGACGGGGTAAACAAAAAACTCGCCAACGTCCCAAAAAAGCCGGCTGTTGTATAAATGAGCAAAAATCGAAACGAACCGTACAATCGCTCAACCGTCATCCCCAAATAATACAAAGCGAATGTATTGGTCAACAAATGTAAAAACCCGATATGCAAAAACATCGGCGTCAAAAAGCGCCACCACTCTCCCATTTCAATGAGCGGATTAAACTTAGCGCCATAACGGATTAAGACGTCCGGGTTCGTGCTGCCGCCGCTCCATTCGAGAATGAGAAACATGGCGACTTGCACCATGATCAACAGCCGGGTAAACACCGGCTTGCCATATTCAAAAATGCGCCGTTCTTCCTCCCGTTGGCGGCGCCATTCCGTTAGCACCTCGTGCTTTAACCGCCTAGCAGCGGCAAGCGGATCGGATCCTTCCAAGGACGGCAGCGGAATGAGCGTGGCGCCAGTCATGTCCTCAAGCCGCGGGAGCATCTCGCCTATGTTGCCGCTATGAATCACAAGCGTATGGAACGCACCATCACCTGTCCCTGAAAGCGGCAGCGGTTCGTTGATGAGAAACTCCCAGTCATCCACCGGCGGATACGCCATCACATATACATTGACGACCCGCCCCCCGTTGCCGATTTTTCGCCCGTTCATTTGCCGAATGAATTGCCACGTATACTCCATATCAAGGCGCAGCGACCGGCTCCAATCAAAATCGGCACGCGCCAGACGGATAAGAGTCGGACGCCGCCAGTGGGCCGATTCAAGCCATATTTCATCGCCGCGCTCGGACACCCGCGCGATGCGGTAACCGCCGCGGAGTAAAAGATGAACAAGCTGCCAAAACAATGCATCCATCGTTCCGATCACATTCCCCTCTCCCTTTTCCTGACGAGACCAAGTCCACCGAGCAGCAAGGCGGCCAATTCGCCGACCGTCCGGCAAACAGGGACAGACGAACCAGCGGGAGCCGGTTGCCGCGGCCGAAAATATACAGCCTCCCAACCAGCGCTAAGCGCGCCCTCTACATCCAATTTCCACGAGTCGCCAACATATACCGGCTGCTTAGATGGCTGCCTGTCTCCGGCGTAATGAAAAATCGCTGCCGCCGGCTTTTCATATCCGACTTCTTCGGAAATAACGACCGCATCGCTGCGGAAAAAGACGTGAAGGCCGCAGGCGGTCAGTTTGCGCCGCTGAATGACGCCGCTGCCGTTCGTAATAACACCTAGCGGCACGTTTGCCGCGCGCAATTGACAAAGCAAGCCGGTTATGCCCGGCAAAGCAACAGCAAATCGGCTGACTGCCTCATCAAAATAAGCGTGAAACCGGTCGGCCATCTCCTCGTCTGCTTCAATTTGGCAAGCGCGCGCCGCATCGAGAAAGCGAAGCCGGCGGTAAGCGCGCCGCGTCAACGTCCCGGCTTCGTAGTCGTCCCAATACCGGTCACATGCCTCTTTAAAAATCGGAAACCAAACGGAAAACGAAACGGGAGCGGCCGAAAAAAAGCGATGAAAACAATGACGGATGGCGGCGTGAAACGTCCGCTCATAGTCAATAAGTGTCTCATCCAAATCAAACCAAACGGCTTCCCACCGTTTCATCGTTGCCTCACGTGCGCAACATTTGCGAAACGAGAGCGCCGCGTACTGCAGGAATGTTGAGCGCAAACCGGATGAGCTGTTTTCGCAGCGGCGGAACGCGCAACGCCCAGTCGGCCATCCGGTAACGGTAACGGTAGGCAAGCCAGCCGGCGGCAATGGCCAATAGCGAGTACGACCATTTGTTCATTGGTGTTCCCCTTTCATCATATGATATGCTCGTTATTCTTTTTCCCTTTTTCTCTCCAATTATGAAGCGGATTGGTCAGCGTGCCAACACGAACGCAGCGGCAAGCACCGCACCGGCGATCGACAAAGCGTTGACCGCATCGTTATCAAGCCAGCGCCATCCTTTTACATGGATCGTCGTTCGTCCGCAATGCCATTTCCGCTCTGTAGCTGCCCCACATGCCGGACAGCGGTAAACGGATTGCCAGGCGGCGCCAAGCCATGTGTCCAACCAGCTGCCAAGCCAGCCGAACAGCGCAAGGGCTGACACCGGAGCAGCGTCAAGGAAGTGCGCGCCGGCGGCGGCGATCAATAGCGCCCCGGCAAGGGAAGCGGCCGTGCCAAGGAGCGTCACCGCCCCCGACGTGCCAGCTTCCACCGGCCGGAAACTCGGCCATGCCCGCGGCGGCCGTCGGCTCAAGGAGCCGATTTCCGACGCCCACGTGTCGGCGTTCGCTGCGGCGACAGCGACAACGAAAAGTGCATGCCAGGCAGGGTCAGGGCGAAACAACGCCAACAGCGCCAAAACGGCCGGCACCCCGCCGTTGGCGAACACTTGGACGGCATCACGCCCCCCGCTTTTCGCCAATTTTTCCGCCATCGCTGCTTTTTTCCGCTTCCCAACGTTGCTAAAGGCGCTGGAACTGGCAAAAAAGAGTCCGAACACCCAT includes the following:
- a CDS encoding YqgQ family protein yields the protein MKTVYDVQQLLKQFGTIIYVGDRLADLELMEEEVKELYESQLIDVKQLQAALLILRHEAQIERDKQAKKG
- a CDS encoding DUF92 domain-containing protein, which produces MGDEWGYAAVSAIAAGGGWLSRSLSASGAAAAVVIGTLVGCGFSWGGLWVFGLFFASSSAFSNVGKRKKAAMAEKLAKSGGRDAVQVFANGGVPAVLALLALFRPDPAWHALFVVAVAAANADTWASEIGSLSRRPPRAWPSFRPVEAGTSGAVTLLGTAASLAGALLIAAAGAHFLDAAPVSALALFGWLGSWLDTWLGAAWQSVYRCPACGAATERKWHCGRTTIHVKGWRWLDNDAVNALSIAGAVLAAAFVLAR
- a CDS encoding M14 family metallopeptidase; its protein translation is MHMQAWPGDTFEKYGRWFRVPTELIADANPHVEKGTLRPGQTVAIPGYEMMDTWEALAGCLALPVETLRRLPGAMAVVNGTAPLPKRIMSPIVRRAQPYDFAALAEDIAAIIRCYPFVRQRTIGHSVLGLPLIELQIGRGPVRVHMNGSFHANEWLTTAVLMALIDDYLRALVDDAVLAGHRVLEYYHKVTLSIVPMVNPDGVNLVLNGPPEKEPHRSEAVRINGGSFDFSQWKANIRGIDLNNQFPARWEIEQARKPPKAPAPRDFPGFAPLTEPEVKAMAALAEASDFAMVVAFHTQGKEIYWGYEGLEPPEAEKTVNAMAEASGYKAVRYIDSHAGYRDWFIQTWKRRGYTVELGEGVNPLPLSQFGQIYRDALGLFLATLKMA
- a CDS encoding HAD family hydrolase translates to MKRWEAVWFDLDETLIDYERTFHAAIRHCFHRFFSAAPVSFSVWFPIFKEACDRYWDDYEAGTLTRRAYRRLRFLDAARACQIEADEEMADRFHAYFDEAVSRFAVALPGITGLLCQLRAANVPLGVITNGSGVIQRRKLTACGLHVFFRSDAVVISEEVGYEKPAAAIFHYAGDRQPSKQPVYVGDSWKLDVEGALSAGWEAVYFRPRQPAPAGSSVPVCRTVGELAALLLGGLGLVRKRERGM
- a CDS encoding spore germination protein; the encoded protein is MDKRAPKQPASRRLHDNAAYLAKRLGVGKSFDVIRLDLEYGGRAMALFMIDGFVKDDILHHLMKYLSRLEEHELKAHPLEKLLKTHLPYIEIGQTDDLEEAVAAVLAGPTALVVDGIERIILIDARTYPVRGPQEPDTERVVRGARDGFVETFVFNTALIRRRVRDPSLRMEYVQVARRSKTDICICYIEEIADPELVRRVRQSIAAIDTDGLVMAEKTVEEFISGRHWNPYPVVRYTERPDTAAAHLYEGHVLVIVDGSPSVIITPATFWHHLQHAEEYRNKPIVGAYLRLVRFLAVWASVFLLPLWYLFMTEPELLPGPLQFLGKAKLGDIPLFAQLFMIEVGMDMLRMAAIHTPSSLATALGLVAALMIGGIAVEVGLFSNEVILYFSVAAIGTFATPSYEMSLANRLVRIALLILSGLFGLFGYVLGITVWIIALARMSSFGIPYLWPFIPFSYRGMRDVLIRSPIPLKNRRPAVLHPRDPDR
- a CDS encoding ROK family glucokinase; this translates as MQQWLVGVDLGGTTTKMAFMTTDGIIVHKWEIPTDISNQGKHIVTHIARSLDETLARLGETKERLLAIGIGAPGPVQEETGTLYEAVNLGWKNYPLKQQLEAATALPVAVDNDANIAALGEMWKGAGGGAPHLLFVTLGTGVGGGVIANGAIVRGTNGAGGEIGHMTMIVDGGAPCNCGKTGCLETIASATGIVRIANEKLAADERLSALRGGEVTAKAVFDAAKAGDALALEVVDEVTHYLGLALANAANVTNPEKIIIGGGVSKAGDILVERVAAHFRRYAFPRVADGAEIALATLGNDAGVIGGAWLAKVLASA
- a CDS encoding rhomboid family intramembrane serine protease; the protein is MDALFWQLVHLLLRGGYRIARVSERGDEIWLESAHWRRPTLIRLARADFDWSRSLRLDMEYTWQFIRQMNGRKIGNGGRVVNVYVMAYPPVDDWEFLINEPLPLSGTGDGAFHTLVIHSGNIGEMLPRLEDMTGATLIPLPSLEGSDPLAAARRLKHEVLTEWRRQREEERRIFEYGKPVFTRLLIMVQVAMFLILEWSGGSTNPDVLIRYGAKFNPLIEMGEWWRFLTPMFLHIGFLHLLTNTFALYYLGMTVERLYGSFRFLLIYTTAGFFGTLASFLFTPSISAGASGAIFGLFGALLYFGTVYRHLFFRTIGMNVISLIVVNLLFGLLVPGIDNAGHIGGLVGGFLAAGAVHLPKRTARGRQVKALAAAALLAAAGLWFGFR